The segment CTTGGTAAATAGCACTTCAATTTGATTTTTTTATTGCAATGAACGTGAATACCGTATTTGAGGACTTTAACAACCTACGTGCGCTGATTATCGGCGACATTATGATAGATTCGTATTTGTGGGGCAAAGTAGAACGTATTTCGCCAGAAGCTCCAGTACCTGTGCTCAACGTGCAACGCCGCGAATATCGCTTGGGTGGTGCGGCCAACGTGGCTCTCAACGTGCAGGCTTTGGGCGCAACGCCAGTGCTTTGTGCGGTGGTCGGCGACGATGCCGACGGGACAAAAATGTTAGATATACTTTCCGATAACGGCCTTGCCACCGAAGGTATTTTGCAAAGTGCCAACCGCATCACGACCGTAAAACATCGTGTTATTTCGGGTTCGCACCATTTGTTACGCATTGACTCTGAGGACGATTCGGTAATTAAAGCAGCCGAACAAGAAGCATTACTTCAGAAAATAGCCGCGCTTTTGCCTACTTGCCAAGTCGTGATTTTCGAGGACTACGACAAGGGCGTTTTGTGCGAAAACGTAATCCAACAAACCATCAAACTCGCCCAAGAGCTCCAAATCCCGACGGTAGTCGATCCCAAAAAACGCAATTTTATGCACTACACGGGCGCGAGTCTATTCAAACCCAACCTGAAAGAGCTACGCGAAGGCCTCAAAATAGAAGTAGATATCAACGACGATGCGCAAATCGCGCAGTCTGTCGAGCAACTCAAGGCGCGTTTGGGTGTGGAAGCTGCATTACTCACGCTCTCCGAACGCGGTATGTACTTGGACATGAACGCCCAAAAACACCACGTACCCGCACATTTGCGCCAAATCTCGGACGTGTCGGGCGCAGGCGATACGGTGGTAAGCATCGCGGCGTTGTGTATGGCCCTAAGGCTGCCGCCGCGCCAAGTGGTAGAGCTGGCCAATTTGGGCGGTGGCCTCGTGTGCGAGCACGTGGGCGTTGTTCCCATCAACAAAGCACGCCTCAAAGAAGAAGCCGAAAAGTTGGAGATTTAGACGATTTGTGGTGTAGAGTTGCCTCATAATTCTACACTACAAAGATTTCAATCCTAACGGATTTTTGAGGTAAAACCGAAAGCCTTTAGGCTTGCTATCTTTGTAGTAAAAAATAGTGAACATGACACGAAGGCCGTAGGCCTGAAATCTTGGTTTTGCATCACACCCAAACGTTTATCATAAACTAAAACACTATGTCCCGCAATCTCTTTTTTCTTGTATTTCTGGTGGTGTTTTCGTCGGCTACGGCTCGCAAAGATTTTCTTTCCGAACAAAAAAAATATCCGCGTGTACGGCAGGCTTTCCAAGAAAAAGGAGATTTTATTTCGGGCGTTTTGGGCACCAACCAAATACAAGAAAATGCGCTGCAAATCTTGCTGGTAGCCTACAAAAACGAGCAAATTTTGGAGCTTTACGCCAAAAATAAAACCGACCAGACTTACACCAAAATCGCAAATTATCGTGTATGCGAGCAGTCGGGTGAGTTAGGTCCAAAAAGCGAGGAAGGCGACGGCCAAGTACCCGAAGGATTTTATTACATAGACCGTTACAACCCTGCCAGCACGTATTATTTGTCGTTGGGCGTAAATTACCCCAATCAGGCCGACCGCATTCGCAGCAAAGCCAAGCGGCTCGGCGGCGACATTTTCGTACACGGACAATGTGTGACGATAGGCTGCCTGCCCATGACCGACGAGAAAATCAAAGAAATTTATTTATACGCGATTCAGGCCTGTCAGAACGGCCAAAAACTGATTCCGATGTATATTTTTCCGTTCCGAATGAACCAAAACAATATGCAGCGGTTTGCAGAAGAGTACGCCGACCAACCCGAATTGTTGGCCTTTTGGAAAAACCTCAAAACGGGTCATGATTTGTTCCTGCAAACGCGCCAAGAGCTTCGGCCACGCGTGGCCAGCAACGGAAAGTATTATTTCTAATCTTGACCAAATCTTAAAAACACGTATATTCGCTGGATTTTTTGTTAAACTCATTCGTTTTAAACTTATTTAAAGATGATGCGCAAACTTTTTTCTAAAATAACTTTAGCAGTAGCCGTTTTGAGCGTACAAATGGCCGTAGCTCAGCCCGCTATCAAATTCAAGACCGAAAGCCACGACTTCGGCGAAATCGTAGAGGGTACACAAGCCGTTTACGAATTTGAATTTACAAACACTGGCAATCAGCCGCTTATCCTTTCAAGCGTAAACGCTTCTTGCGGTTGTACTACGCCGTCTTGGACGAAAGAACCCATCATGCCTGGCAAAAAAGGCAGTATCAAAGCCTCTTACAACAGCTCTGGCCGCCCTGGTACTTTCAACAAAACCATTACGGTAAACAGCAACATTGGCACACCGTCTATGCTTTCCATCAAAGGCATGGTAGCGGGCAAAGACGCTCGCCCAACCTACACGGCGGAACAACTCAAAACTTCTCCAAAACTCGAATTGACCAAAAATACGTTTGCTTTGGGCAAACTCGAAGGTGGACAAGTGGCCGTATCGCACGTAACCGTAAAAAATACGGGAGCTTCTACGCTGGAAATCAACAATGTACAAAGTGCTTGCAACTGCGTGACTTACACGGTTTCGGACAAATCCGTAAAAGTAGGCGAGTCGGCAACCATCGAACTCAAATACACTGCCCCACGCAATAAAGGCGACGTAAGCGAAACGGTTTATATCTATTCCAACGACCTGAACTCGCCAAGCACCAAAGTAACACTAAAAGCAAGCCTTACAGATTCGTTTGCTTCTCAAGGACTTATGCGCGAAAATCGCATGGCTGTTCCTTTCAAATAAAAACTTAAAAACAAGGTTTTGAGCGTAAGTTGCATAAAAGTAGCTTACGCTTTTTAGTTTTGTTTCAAGAAATTTTTGGGGCTTTGCGAGGTTTGCTGTATCTTGTGGCTCAGGGCGTTAGCTCATTTATTTATTTTGATTTTTACTAAAAAAGATATGAAAAAAATATTGTATTCGGTTTTGGTAGTCTGCGGCCTAATGCTCGCTTCTACTGGTGGTTGGGCGCAAGCCGTGAAGCCA is part of the Flexibacter flexilis DSM 6793 genome and harbors:
- a CDS encoding DUF1573 domain-containing protein — translated: MMRKLFSKITLAVAVLSVQMAVAQPAIKFKTESHDFGEIVEGTQAVYEFEFTNTGNQPLILSSVNASCGCTTPSWTKEPIMPGKKGSIKASYNSSGRPGTFNKTITVNSNIGTPSMLSIKGMVAGKDARPTYTAEQLKTSPKLELTKNTFALGKLEGGQVAVSHVTVKNTGASTLEINNVQSACNCVTYTVSDKSVKVGESATIELKYTAPRNKGDVSETVYIYSNDLNSPSTKVTLKASLTDSFASQGLMRENRMAVPFK
- a CDS encoding L,D-transpeptidase family protein, coding for MSRNLFFLVFLVVFSSATARKDFLSEQKKYPRVRQAFQEKGDFISGVLGTNQIQENALQILLVAYKNEQILELYAKNKTDQTYTKIANYRVCEQSGELGPKSEEGDGQVPEGFYYIDRYNPASTYYLSLGVNYPNQADRIRSKAKRLGGDIFVHGQCVTIGCLPMTDEKIKEIYLYAIQACQNGQKLIPMYIFPFRMNQNNMQRFAEEYADQPELLAFWKNLKTGHDLFLQTRQELRPRVASNGKYYF
- a CDS encoding bifunctional heptose 7-phosphate kinase/heptose 1-phosphate adenyltransferase, translating into MNVNTVFEDFNNLRALIIGDIMIDSYLWGKVERISPEAPVPVLNVQRREYRLGGAANVALNVQALGATPVLCAVVGDDADGTKMLDILSDNGLATEGILQSANRITTVKHRVISGSHHLLRIDSEDDSVIKAAEQEALLQKIAALLPTCQVVIFEDYDKGVLCENVIQQTIKLAQELQIPTVVDPKKRNFMHYTGASLFKPNLKELREGLKIEVDINDDAQIAQSVEQLKARLGVEAALLTLSERGMYLDMNAQKHHVPAHLRQISDVSGAGDTVVSIAALCMALRLPPRQVVELANLGGGLVCEHVGVVPINKARLKEEAEKLEI